In the Wyeomyia smithii strain HCP4-BCI-WySm-NY-G18 chromosome 2, ASM2978416v1, whole genome shotgun sequence genome, one interval contains:
- the LOC129721815 gene encoding kinesin-like protein subito: MKRTQPSFLHARENSIDRRMRPRPNTRVNLEELMINDSECSSRSSSFSRSESPLSLDHDKAAAAETSKDNETVRVFLRLRPCMKSNPYSTNENVLVVKNIDEYSTERQYTFSDIFNDQLSQAEVYNRCIKSALKNITGDRGATFLTYGTSASGKTYTLLGNNNNPGIIPRAIEQIYIEQANNISPHPSLRIDRTSVNFLDDDTVCEELKKLETMKMMLQNTESSHMKMKSRIKREHSFQPKMDSDVRVFIWVSFVEIYNENVYDLIAPDVMFTKRKPMKVLSNEGNAYIKDLSCIFAGSSEDALSILQFGLQSATYGSTDVNSNSSRSHSIFSITVISYSLATQHIQYSVYKFCDLAGSERLKKTGNFGDRLKEAQKINTSLLVLGRCLETVHKNQKSKKLADLVPVRESKLTMLIQSALLGKEKLTMIVNLFPTDDYYDENLNVLNFSSIAKQIVLQKKPTQKNNRATRYSFFLAQATSSPSSHIDGNRLMMENERLKQELSQEVAIYREQLNEKDLEIQLLKRELLKQELQLRNELTDDFESYSAQREATFKTRLQQAQDAAALPYKLQISNLNSKIEELKTVIADMEYDEEENEKQLNAYKNELKKYRERERKTRRMSL, from the exons ATGAAACGAACTCAACCCTCTTTTTTGCATGCCAGAGAAAACAGCATAGACCGCAGAATGCGTCCCAGGCCAAACACGCGGGTCAATCTAGAAGAATTGATGATCAATGACAGTGAATGTTCTTCGAGATCCTCCTCGTTTTCACGCAGTGAATCACCGCTGTCACTGGATCATGATAAAGCAGCAGCTGCAGAAACTAGCAAAGATAATGAAACAGTACGGGTTTTTCTTCGGCTGAGACCATGCATGAAAAGCAATCCGTACAGTACTAATGAAAATGTGCTAGTTGTTAAAAATATAGATGAATACTCAACGGAAAGACAATACACATTTAGCGACATTTTCAACGATCAACTTTCTCAAGCAGAAGTTTATAATAGATGCATAAAGTCAGCCTTGAAAAATATCACTGGAGACAGAGGCGCAACTTTTTTAACTTATGGTACTTCTGCATCTGGAAAAACTTACACGTTACTAGGAAACAACAATAATCCTGGTATCATTCCACGAGCCATCGAACAGATTTATATAGAACAAGCGAATAATATTTCCCCTCACCCAAGTCTTAGAATAGATAGAACATCGGTCAATTTTCTAGACGATGACACTGTCTGTGAAGagttgaaaaaattagaaactATGAAGATGATGTTGCAAAACACTGAATCTAGCCATATGAAAATGAAGTCTAGAATCAAAAGAGAACATTCGTTtcagccaaaaatggattcTGATGTACGTGTATTTATATGGGTATCATTTGTAGAAATTTACAACGAAAATGTGTACGATCTGATTGCTCCAGATGTAATGTTCACGAAACGAAAACCAATGAAAGTATTATCAAATGAAGGTAATGCGTATATTAAAGATCTATCGTGTATCTTTGCCGGTAGTAGTGAAGATGCGCTGAGTATTTTACAATTTGGTTTGCAAAGTGCTACATACGGGTCGACGGATGTCAACAGCAACTCTAGCCGATCTCATAGTATTTTCTCCATAACTGTTATATCATATTCACTTGCTACTCAGCACATTCAATATTCTGTATATAAATTTTGTGATCTCGCTGGATCGGAACGATTGAAAAAGACCGGCAACTTCGGTGACCGCTTGAAAGAAGCACAGAAAATTAACACCTCTTTATTAGTTTTGGGGCGCTGTTTAGAAACGGttcacaaaaatcaaaaaagtaaaaaacttGCTGACCTCGTACCAGTTCGTGAATCAAAATTGACAATGCTAATACAATCGGCTCTCCTAGGAAAAGAGAAGCTAACCATGATTGTCAATCTTTTTCCGACGGATGATTATTACGATGAGAATTTGAATGTGttaaatttttcttcaattgcaaaacaaattgTCTTGCAGAAGAAGCCAACCCAAAAGAACAACAGAGCAACTCGTTATTCTTTCTTCCTGGCGCAAGCAACTAGCAGTCCATCATCTCACATTGATGGTAATCGTCTGATGATGGAAAACGAGAG gCTTAAACAAGAACTATCACAGGAAGTTGCTATTTATCGTGAGCAGCTGAACGAAAAGGATCTGGAAATTCAATTATTGAAAAGAGAGCTTTTGAAACAGGAACTGCAACTACGCAATGAATTAACCGACGACTTTGAATCATACAGTGCTCAGCGTGAAGCAACATTTAAAACGCGTTTGCAGCAAGCTCAAGATGCCGCAGCCTTGCCGTACAAATTGCAG atttcaaatttgaattccaaaataGAGGAATTAAAAACCGTTATTGCAGATATGGAATACGACGAAGAGGAAAACGAGAAGCAGCTTAATGCCTATAAAAATGAACTGAAGAAATATCGTGAAAGAGAGCGTAAAACTAGGAGAATGTCTCTTTGA